From the Maioricimonas rarisocia genome, one window contains:
- the thyX gene encoding FAD-dependent thymidylate synthase, producing the protein MSRNPEVFNQLRWKKFPVLDDGFVCLVDCMGDDGSVVQAARVSYGAGTKRVSDDRTLIRYLLRHRHTTPFEMAELKLLVRVPMDCWRQWIRHRTASVNEYSTRYSVAIDSMQTTPPDHWRSQSSTNRQGSDAELPRHAGEQLSKAEHEFQEAARKLYNQRLEAGVAREQARKDLPLCTYTEAYWKVDLHNLLHFLSLRMDSHAQWEIREYAKTIAEKIVQPLFPIVWEAFLDYRRNAMFLTRPDIEVIQRLSQLAHEQNVAPPYNDDLFLQAQDPAWKDLTRCRERDECRDKLVRLGIVAGDA; encoded by the coding sequence ATGTCCCGGAACCCCGAGGTTTTCAATCAGCTCCGCTGGAAGAAGTTTCCCGTGCTCGACGACGGATTTGTCTGTCTGGTCGACTGCATGGGGGACGACGGCTCGGTGGTTCAGGCAGCCCGCGTCAGCTACGGAGCCGGCACCAAACGAGTCTCCGATGACCGGACGCTGATCCGCTATCTGCTGCGGCATCGGCACACGACGCCATTCGAGATGGCAGAACTGAAGCTGCTCGTTCGTGTCCCGATGGACTGCTGGCGGCAGTGGATCCGGCACCGGACCGCGAGTGTCAACGAGTACAGCACGCGGTATTCGGTTGCCATCGACTCGATGCAGACGACCCCGCCCGATCACTGGCGGTCGCAGTCGAGCACGAACCGCCAGGGCTCCGACGCCGAGCTTCCCCGCCATGCCGGTGAACAGCTCTCCAAGGCTGAGCACGAGTTCCAGGAAGCGGCCCGCAAGCTGTACAACCAGCGTCTCGAGGCAGGGGTCGCCCGCGAGCAGGCCCGCAAGGACCTGCCGTTGTGTACGTACACTGAGGCGTACTGGAAGGTCGACCTGCACAACCTGCTGCATTTCCTGTCGCTGCGAATGGACAGCCACGCCCAGTGGGAAATCCGCGAGTACGCGAAGACCATTGCCGAAAAGATCGTGCAGCCGCTGTTTCCAATCGTCTGGGAGGCGTTTCTCGACTATCGCCGCAATGCGATGTTCCTGACGCGCCCCGATATCGAGGTGATCCAGCGGCTCAGCCAGCTCGCCCACGAGCAGAACGTCGCACCGCCCTACAACGACGACCTGTTCCTGCAGGCACAGGACCCGGCCTGGAAGGACTTGACGCGGTGCCGCGAGCGGGACGAATGCCGCGACAAGCTCGTCCGTCTGGGAATCGTCGCAGGCGACGCCTGA
- a CDS encoding ROK family protein yields the protein MSGEQRYVGVDIGGSSVKAGVVTESGQVLTRSTTAMEFEHGRDAMLERLYGLIEEIIAESGSESDVGGIGLAAPGTMDIPGGIIFHPFNLPGWENLPLRDLVAERFGLPAILQNDANAAAFGEYWLGAAREADSLMFWTLGTGVGGGIVLNGRVWEGAHSHAGECGHMIIQQEGGLPSEFGIHGSLELYAGARGLVRRCLEALESSPDSLLKSRQNEGQTITPLVIAEAAKAGDTLADELIMETARYLAVGTVNVMHILNPAMVLIGGAMTFDQNESELGRRFLQRLKDEVHERAFPILAERTVIDYATLGGDAGFIGAAGCARAARL from the coding sequence GTGAGCGGCGAGCAGCGATACGTCGGAGTCGATATTGGCGGCAGCAGTGTCAAGGCAGGTGTCGTCACCGAGTCCGGGCAGGTGCTGACGCGCAGCACGACCGCCATGGAGTTTGAGCACGGCCGCGACGCCATGCTCGAACGGCTTTACGGGCTGATCGAAGAGATCATCGCCGAAAGCGGCTCCGAATCGGATGTCGGCGGCATCGGCCTGGCCGCACCGGGAACGATGGACATTCCCGGCGGCATCATTTTCCACCCGTTCAATCTCCCCGGGTGGGAGAATTTGCCACTGCGCGATCTCGTGGCAGAGCGATTCGGCCTCCCTGCGATCCTGCAGAACGACGCCAACGCTGCGGCATTCGGCGAATACTGGCTCGGAGCCGCCCGCGAGGCGGACAGTCTGATGTTCTGGACGCTGGGAACAGGCGTCGGTGGAGGAATCGTCCTGAACGGACGGGTTTGGGAAGGGGCACACTCGCACGCCGGCGAATGCGGCCATATGATCATTCAGCAGGAAGGTGGCCTTCCCTCGGAATTCGGCATTCACGGCTCACTGGAGCTGTATGCCGGTGCCCGCGGACTGGTCCGCCGCTGCCTGGAAGCGCTCGAATCGTCGCCGGATTCGCTGCTGAAGAGTCGCCAGAACGAAGGCCAGACGATCACCCCCCTGGTGATCGCTGAGGCGGCCAAGGCGGGCGACACGCTGGCCGATGAACTGATCATGGAAACCGCCCGCTACCTTGCGGTCGGCACCGTTAACGTGATGCACATTCTGAATCCGGCGATGGTGCTGATCGGCGGCGCGATGACGTTCGATCAGAACGAGAGCGAACTGGGTCGACGATTCCTGCAGAGACTCAAAGACGAAGTGCACGAGCGGGCTTTCCCCATCCTTGCCGAACGGACCGTCATCGATTACGCCACACTGGGCGGCGACGCTGGCTTCATTGGAGCCGCCGGTTGCGCCAGGGCCGCCCGCCTCTGA
- the bioA gene encoding adenosylmethionine--8-amino-7-oxononanoate transaminase, protein MTSSPAALRSRDNDHVWHPFTPMSAYRDEGAPIIERGEGFHLIDVEGRRYLDGISSLWCNVHGHRVPEIDAAVRDQLDHVAHSTLLGLSSPPSIELAARLAAATPSGLNRVFYSDSGSTAVEAALKIVYQYHQQKRSNPQHRDLFATVGGAYHGDTIGSVSVGSIDLFHRTYGKLLFSTVSVPSPSALRVPKGHTPESFLQHCFDEVERVVAENHERLAAFVIEPLVQGASGILVHPPGYLKHVRDVTRRYDVPLIADEVAVGFSRTGTMFACEQEDVRPDLMCLAKGITGGYLPLAATLATDEIYDAFLADPAEGKTFYHGHTYTGNPLACAAALASLDLFEKNDVLSNVHRNEQILSECLAGLRNHPHVAEVRQKGIMIGIELVADRETLEPFPAERRTGHRVTLAARGRDTIVRPLGDVVVLMPAPAMPGELVEKLCATTCEAIDDAVRN, encoded by the coding sequence ATGACCAGTTCTCCTGCCGCGCTGCGCTCGCGCGACAACGACCATGTCTGGCATCCGTTCACACCGATGTCGGCGTACCGGGACGAAGGTGCGCCGATCATCGAGCGGGGTGAGGGGTTCCATCTGATCGACGTCGAAGGACGACGTTACCTCGATGGAATCTCCTCCCTCTGGTGCAACGTCCACGGACATCGCGTCCCCGAGATCGATGCGGCCGTCCGCGATCAGCTCGACCACGTGGCGCATTCGACGCTGCTCGGTCTTTCGTCGCCTCCGTCAATCGAACTGGCGGCACGGCTGGCTGCGGCAACGCCTTCGGGGCTCAACCGGGTCTTCTACTCCGACAGCGGCTCGACTGCCGTCGAAGCAGCCCTGAAGATCGTCTACCAGTACCACCAGCAGAAACGGTCCAATCCGCAGCACCGGGACCTGTTTGCAACGGTTGGAGGGGCGTATCACGGGGACACGATCGGCTCGGTCAGCGTCGGCAGCATCGACCTGTTCCACCGAACGTACGGAAAGCTGCTGTTTTCGACCGTCAGCGTACCGTCCCCCTCGGCGCTGCGGGTTCCGAAAGGACACACGCCCGAGTCTTTCCTTCAACATTGCTTCGACGAAGTCGAACGGGTCGTTGCCGAGAACCACGAGAGGCTGGCCGCCTTCGTCATCGAACCGCTGGTGCAGGGGGCTTCCGGCATTCTGGTTCATCCGCCCGGATACCTGAAGCACGTGCGAGATGTCACGCGGCGCTACGACGTCCCGCTGATCGCCGACGAAGTGGCGGTCGGATTCAGCCGGACCGGAACGATGTTCGCCTGCGAACAGGAAGACGTCCGTCCGGACCTGATGTGTCTGGCGAAGGGAATCACCGGCGGATACCTGCCGCTGGCAGCGACCTTGGCGACCGACGAGATCTACGACGCATTTCTGGCCGATCCCGCTGAAGGAAAGACGTTCTACCACGGACACACGTACACGGGGAATCCGCTCGCCTGTGCAGCGGCGCTGGCCTCGCTGGACCTGTTCGAGAAGAACGATGTCCTGTCGAACGTGCACCGCAACGAGCAGATTCTCTCCGAATGTCTGGCCGGGCTGCGGAACCACCCGCATGTCGCCGAAGTCCGCCAGAAGGGCATCATGATCGGCATCGAACTGGTTGCCGACCGGGAAACCCTCGAACCGTTTCCGGCGGAGCGTCGGACTGGACACCGGGTGACGCTGGCTGCCCGCGGACGAGATACGATCGTGCGGCCACTGGGAGACGTGGTCGTCCTGATGCCGGCCCCAGCCATGCCGGGCGAACTCGTTGAAAAACTTTGCGCGACCACCTGTGAGGCCATCGACGACGCAGTCCGCAACTGA